CTTCAGGACGCCGCCGCTTTCGCTGCAGGGCTGGTGACAAATCCAAACTTGACTGGCACATCGGCTCGTTCAATACGCTGCAGCGTCAGGTCCACGCCCGCCGAGAAATGAAACACGCCGCCGTTATCGTCGAGATCGGCGTGCGTGGAAAACAGATCGAGATCGTGATCGTGCAACGCGGCGACGCGCGGGGCTTCAGAAGACGCATCGGAGCTATCGGAGAACAGCACACCGCCTTCATCGTCGAGCCAAACCGCCGTCGGCTCGAACCGTCCGCCTGCGTGATCGGTCAGCCGCAGCGAGCCGGCCGTCGCGCTGTCGGTCGCGGCGTCCGTCGCGGCGTCCGTCGCGACGTCCATTTCACTCAGCCGCACGATCCACGGCGTGTAACCCAGCTCCACATACACGCGCTGCGGACCGTTTTGGAAGAACCACTGTCCGTCGGCATCGGCGGCGTAGTTGCGGTTGATGAAACCCAGCAACGCGTCGTGCCGGATGATGTCGCCGGGAAGACGTGCTGCCTGCGTGGCGTCGTCGCGCATACGCCACTGGCCGCGTCGGTCGAGCAGCAGCCAGCCGGTGCAATGCGGGACGTTCGGCCATTTGGCCAAGGCTTGTTTGACGATCTCATCCATGCTCGGAATCCGTTTGGTGTGCCACGTGATGGACGTGATGCACATGGGTCTGCAAATAGCCGAACACCCGCTGCGACAACCAGTCGATCCGCCCTGGAAACGGCCCGGTCATAAAACCGACGTGGCCGCCATGCGCGGGTTGGTCGAGCGTCACGGCCGCTGAAACTTCCGCCGCCGACGGCAACACGCGCCCCGGCAGGAACGGATCGTTGCGGGCGTTCAGAAGCAGCGTTGGAATGGCGATACGCGGCAAATAGGGCCGCGTGGTGGCGCGGGTCCAGTAGTCGTTGGTATCGCGGAAACCGTGCAGCGGCGCGGTCACGGCGTTATCGAAGGCGTGCATGGTACGGGCCGCGAGCATGGCGTCGCGGTCGAACAGGCCGGGATATTGGTCGAGTTTCGCCAGCGCCTTGTGCTTGAGCGTCTTGAGAAAGCTGCGCGTGTAGACCATGCCGAAACCCTGTGATATGGCGTGGCCACCGGCGTGGACATCAAGCGGTGCGGAGATCGCGGCGGCCGCGTCCAGAATGGCGGCTGCATCCTGTTCCTGCTCGCACAGCCAGCGCAACAGCACGTTGCCGCCGAGCGATACCCCCGCCGCGATGACCGGCCCGGGATGTTGCGCCTTTAATCGACGCAGGACCCAGTCGACTTCGGCGCTATCGGCGAGATGGTAGAAGCGCGGCAGGAGATTCATCGAGCCGCCGCAGCTGCGGAAATGCGGCACGACGCCAAGCCAGCCCCGCGCCTTCGCTTCGGCCATCAGCACGCGTGCATAGTGCGAGTCCGAGCTGCCTTCAAGGCCGTGGAAGAGCACAAAGAGTGGTGCGGCAGGGCCGGGAGACGGATTGGTCCCTCCCGCCGTAGTGTCGAGGCCAACGCCATCGCGCAAGGTCGTCGCTTCATCGAACGATGTTGCGACGCCGTTTCGAAGAAGCCCGCACGACGCAGGGTGCGAGGCGTTCGTGATGGCGCCATTGGAATGATCGCGGGTCTTGTTCTCACCATCGGCGTCATAAGCCAGCCAGTCGAGATCGATGAAATCTCCGTCCGGGGTGGTCCATCGTTCCCGCTGGTATTTCACAGCGGGACGCTGTGCGAACAACGCCGGCACAATGGTCTGCGCGTGCGCGGTGGGCAGCCATCGAGGCGCTTGGTACAGCCATTCGGTCAGCGGTTCAAGCGGTTCACGCGCCGCGTCGAGAGGGACGGAAGCGGTTTGCTCAAGCGTAGAAGGGGTATCCAGCGCGGGAGCGGCGGGAAGGAGATGAGCGTGATCGCGTTTCATGGCGCGTCTTCAAACAGGATGCAGAATGCGAACGGATGCAGGCTGCTTCGCCAAGTCAGTGTGCCGATCAACGGGCCAACCGGTCTGGCAAAACAATCGTCGAGCCGCGGACGCCAGCTACCCTGCCCAGCGTACCCGCAAAACCGATGTCAATGCAGCGGACCTTGTCCATGTCGCATTTTCGCCGCAACTTGGCCTGCGGCTTCGTCTGGCATCGCACTAGCGTGGATATGTGCAATGCGCCATTCACCACGCTCGTGGACCATTACATAGGTGCTGAACACCATGATGGGCGAGCTGCCCGGTTCGGCGGGCTGATGCGCTTCGGCGATGGCGTAGACCACGGTGCCGAGACTGTCGTAGACGCGGATATCGAGCGGCTCGACCGTGACCGGCCGGTTTCCCAGTTGCGCCGCCAGGCCCGCGCGAATACTGTCCAGGCCGCTCAGATGCGAGCCGTCCGCACAGATGAAAGTGGCAAATTCCTCGTCAATCCAGAGCGCCATGACGCTGTCGATATTGCCCTCCGCGACAGCCTGGTAATAGGCGTTGAGGGTATCGGCGGCGGCTTCGAACAGGCGGGCAAAACGTGGCATGGCTAGTGGGTCTCTAACGGTCGATGCATGGCGCCTGATGTTCTCGGACAGTGAGCGCCACGGTTCGGTCAAGTTTCAAAAGCATGCCCCGGCTCAGGGACATTGGCATGTCAGGACTTGCTGGTAACCGCACACACGCCGCCGATGAGAACTTGGGGTGGACGCGGACACAGCACCGGGGAACCTTGCGTGGCAGACGCAGCCCTGACGAAGTTGTGAAGCAATCTTTGACGCGGCTCGGCCAGGCTGGCTCATTCAGCACGAGCTGCGGCGCCGAAGCCGCTTCAACTCAACCCGCTTTAATGACGCTGCATCATCAACATGCCGCGTAAATCGCCGAAAACCTGCTCGGCGCCGAGTTCACGCAAACAGTTCAAATGACCCAGCGGACATTCGCGGGCAAAGCACGGACTGCATTCGAGGTGCAGCCATTGTACCTTTGCGAGATCGGAGAGGGGCGGTGTGTGGCGCGGGTCGGTCGAGCCGAACACGGCCACCAGCGGGCGGCGCAGCGCGGCGGCAACGTGCATCAGGCCGGAATCGTTCGTGACCACGGCGCTCGCACGCGAGATCAGCGCGCAGGCTTCGCCCAGTGACGTCTGCCCGCACAGGTTACGCACATTCGGCGCGCGATCGGCGATGGCCTGGGCGATGGGCGAATCTTTCGGTGACCCGAGCGCAACAATCCGTGCATACGGGAACGACTGCGCGATGAACTGCGCGAGCGCCGCGAAATGCTCCGGCGGCCAGCGCTTTGCCGGACCGTATTCCGCGCCCGGGCAAAACACGACGAGCGGCGCGCGCGTATCCAGATTAAAGCGCGCGGAGACGCGTGCCGCTTCGTTCAGGTCGGTATCGAGCCGCGGTACCGGCATGGGAACTGTAGCGTTTTCCTGCAGCCACGGCAGCTTCGCGCCCGGCGCATAAGCGAGGGCGGCGTACTGGCCCACCATGGGCGGGCGTTGACCCTTGGCCGGATTCGCGTGCCGCACGTTGAGCAGGCCATAACGGCTTTCGCCCGTATAGCCGACGCGCAGGTTGATCCCCGCCATCCAGGGAATCAGCGCCGATTTGAAAGAGTTCGGCAGCACATACGCGGCGTCGTAACCCACGTCGCGCAAATCGCTCGCGAGTTGCCATCGACGCAGCATTTGCAGCTTGCCGTGGGCGAGATCCGTGGCGTAGACGTCGTGGATCTCGGGCATGCGTTCCAGCACGGGCGCGACCCAGGCGGGTGCGACAGCATCGATAACAATCCGCGGATGCAGCTTCTTCAGCAGCGAAAACAGCGGCTGCGCCATCAATGCGTCACCAATCCAGTTCGGTGCGATAACCAACGCGCGACGCATCTATGTAAGTTCCAGTCTCAAAAATAACGCAGCTCGCACCATGTGGGCGGGCGCGTTGTTGCAATTGGGGGTGAGGCACCCGGCACCCAGGGTGTCCGGCGTCGAGGCGCGAGGTTTTGTGCTGTCAACCTACCGAATGCGACCGGGGCGTAGCGTTCTACGGGATCGGCGGCGTCAACGGTTACAACGGGGTTACAACGGTCGCATGCAGCACGGCATCGCTTGTGGCCGCGAAGACCAAGCGGGCGGCGTGATTCAAGCCGCATACCGCTTTCTTCACGAAGACAAAGTTTCAATGACCCTTGATGTGTTCGCCATCTTTCAGCTTGTAGCGCGTGCCGCAATACGGGCAACGCGCTTCGCCGTGGGAAATATCGAGGAAAACGCGCGGATGCGTGCTCCAGCGCGGCATGTTGGGGTTCGGGCAGAACGCCGGCACATCTTTCGCCGACAACTGGACCAGCGGCATTTCCTTCAGTTCGCTCATGAGGAATCTCGTTCGTTCTAGTCTGGGGACGCGGTGAGCCTGGTTTTTCGAGTCGGATATTCAGACCCCTAGACCCGAAAAACCCAACTCACCGCCGTACGTCATGCATTGGATTGCGCGCCGGATTACTTAACCTGCGCAAGCCAATCGGCGTACTTTTCGTTCTTGCCGCTCACGATATCGAAGAAAGCGCTTTGCAGTTTTTCGGTAATCGGACCACGCTTGCCTTCGCCGATGGTGCGATTGTCCAACTCGCGGATCGGCGTGACTTCAGCGGCCGTACCGGTGAAAAACGCTTCGTCGCAGGTGTAGACCTCGTCGCGGGTGATGCGCTTTTCGATCACCGGAATGCCGAAGTCGCGTGCGAGCGTGATGACCGTGTCGCGCGTGATGCCGTCCAGGCACGAAGCCAGGTCCGGCGTGTACAGCTTGCCGTTGTTCACCAGGAAGAAGTTCTCGCCGGAGCCTTCGGATACATAGCCGTCAACGTCGAGCAGCAGCGCTTCGTCGTAACCGTCGGTGATGGCTTCCTGGTTCGCGAGAATCGAATTCACGTACCAGCCCGACGCCTTCGCGCGAACCATGGCGACGTTCACATGATGGCGTGTGAACGACGACGTCTTCACGCGGATGCCCTTCGCAATGCCGTCGTCGCCCAGATAGGCGCCCCACGGCCACGCGGCGATCGCGACGTGAATGGTGTTGCCTTTCGCCGATACCCCCAGTTTCTCCGATCCCACCCAGATGATCGGCCGGATGTAGCAGGATTCCAGCTTGTTCACGCTGACCACTTCGAGTTGCGCGGCTTCGAGCGTTGCGTGGTCGAACGGCACTTCCATCTGGAAGATCTTGGCGGAGTTGAGCAGGCGTTTGGTGTGGTCTTTCAGGCGGAAGATCGACGTGCCGTTGCCGGTCTTGTAGGCGCGCACGCCTTCAAAAACGCCCATGCCGTAATGCAGCGTATGGGTGAGCACGTGGATGTTGGCGTCGCGCCAGTCGATCAGCTTGCCATCCATCCAGATCTTGCCGTCGCGGTCGGCCATTGACATACGATTTCTCCTGGCGAGTTGTGTGCAGATAATGAGTGGGCCGCCGGGTTGTGCCAGCTTGTTGCCCGTGTGTCTTTCGTCCGCTTGTTTCGCCCGCTTATTTCGCCGGCTTAACCAGCATGACGATGACGACGGGCCAGATGCGCCTAGTTCCGAGCCGTGGCGCCTGTCCGGAGACAGCGCGCGGGGCATGGAATTTCAGCGCGGAACCGGCAAACGACGGGGCGGCCAAAGACCGTCATTTTAGCGTCTTTTCGATTGAAAAATGGGCGCTGTCGGCCATTTGGCGCCTTTCAGGACGCTATAATTCGGCTTTCGCCGTCGCGCGATGGTCTCAGAGTGCGGTCAAAGTTGCGGTCCGAAAGCAAACCGTGAGGGACTTCCGAAAGGCCGTCGTCCAGATGGGTCGGGCCGTAAGGCGTGATTCAAGGCTCGGCGAGGCGGTTTCGGGTCGTTTGGTCAGGGATTCAGGCTCAATCCGCGCCGGGCCCGCGTCAATTGCCCGGCCGCTGGCCGTTCTTCGCCGGATCAGTCGAATCACTCAGACTCGCCGCTCAACCGCTCAAGCACACCGCGACTCGCACCAATCTCCATGTTCGACCGGCTGTCAGACCTCAACCGACGCGCATTCCTCGATGGCGTCAAAACCCTTTCTCCGGCGGTTCCGGCCACGTTCTCGTGGGGTCTCGTCACTGGTATCGCGATGGCCAAGTCCGTGCTGACCGTGCCGCAGGCGCTCGGCATGTCGCTCGCGGTCTACGCGGGATCGTCGCAACTGGCTGTGTTGCCGTTGTTCGCAGCCAAGCTGCCGCTCTGGACCATCCTGCTGACTGCCGCCATGGTCAACTTGCGGTTCGTCATTTTCAGCGCTGGGCTCGCTCCGCATTTCGCCTATCTGCCGCTGCGCCGCAGGTTGGTGCTCGGCTATTTCAATGGCGACATCATCTACCTGATGTTCCAGAAGCGGAATTTCCCGACCGGCTATCAGCCCGGGAAGGAGGCGTTTTTCTGGGGCATGGCGGCGACGAGCTGGTCCTCGTGGCAGGTGTCGTCCATAGCTGGCATCCTGCTCGCGAGCATTTTCCCCGATAGCTGGGGCCTCGAGCTCGCCGGTACGCTTGCGCTGATTCCGCTGATTGTCTCGGCCATCGCGACGCGCTCCACCTTGGCGGCGGTCGGCGTGGCGAGCGTGATCGCGTTGATTGCGCTGGACCTGCCGTATCGGCTGTCATTGCCGCTAGCTGTGGCGGCGGCCCTGCTCGCCGGAACGTTTGTCGATGTCATGGCGGAGAAGCTGGGGACAGGACGCAAAACCAGCGGCGCGCCAGGGCGTGTGGAAAACACCGCTCCCCGTCTTCCGGATGCCGAGCCGCTGAACCCTTCATTCGATATCCAGCCATCCGATCTCGACAAATCGCCGGTCAGCCCCAAGGGCACCCGGAGCGCCCGATGAGCGCCGCGCAAGTCTGGCTGGCCATAGCGGGCATGGGGCTGATCACGGGCATCACGCGCGCGCTGTTCCTGATGGGCGGCGAGCGCATGATCCTGCCCGAGCGCGTGCAGCGCGCGCTGCGCTACGCGCCGGCCGCGGCGCTGGTTGCGGTTGTCGTGCCTGACCTTCTGGCTACGCCGACTGGCCTTTCTGTCGCCTTCTCGAATCACGCGCTTTACGCTTCCCTGTGCGGTCTCGCCTGGTTTCTCTGGCGCCGCGGCATGCTGGGGACAATCGTCGTCGGCATGATTGTCTTCACGGTGCTCAGGCTGTTCGCCTGACGCTGTTTTTGCTGCAGCGCGTCATGCAGTGGGTCACGTGAGCCATCGGAAACTCGCCAATCCCGAATCCTGGGGATTTGCGTTTCCTGCGTCGGACGGGCATGGGTATCGGTTAAAATGGCGCTCTCGCTGTCGTATCGAATGAGGTCGAAACGTGTATCCGGCAGTCACCGCACACCAGCTTCACTCGCTCCATTCTCCGCTGCAACGCCTCGTCGCCTGGCCCTCCAGGTCGTTGGCGAAAGGCGCGGCACGTCTTGTTTCGTTGTCCCTCGCTTGTTCGAATCGTCTGCTTGGCGCTGGCCGCCTTGCAATGTTGCGCGCACGCCGGCTTACCACCGGAATGGTTTTGAGCACTTCAATTTTCCCGTAGCGACCTTTGTGAGCCCGCTGGCATTAATCCACGGCGCGCAGATTCAACTCGCCCGAACCGCTTTCCAATTACCGCTCACACGCTGACTCCCATGACGAAAGTACTGCGTTTCACCGATCTGATCGCCGAAGGCAAAGTGTCCGGCAAACGTGTTTTCATCCGCGCCGACCTCAACGTCCCACAAGACGACCAAGGCAATATCACCGAAGACACGCGCGTGCGCGCCTCGGTGCCGGCCATTCAACAAGCGCTGGCAGCGGGCGCCGCCGTGATGGTCACGTCCCATCTCGGCCGCCCGACGGAAGGCCAGTTCAAGCCTGAAGATTCGCTTGCGCCGGTGGCCAAGCGCTTGGGCGAATTGCTCGGTCGCGATGTGCCGCTGATCGCCGATTGGGTTGACGGTGTGCAGGTGCAGCCGGGCCAGGTCGTGCTGCTCGAAAACTGCCGCTGCAACAAGGGTGAGAAGAAGAACGACGACGCGCTGTCACAGAAGCTCGCCAAACTCTGCGATATCTATGTGAACGACGCGTTCGGCACCGCGCATCGTGCGGAAGCGACTACGCATGGCATTGCGAAATACGCGCCCGTGGCGTGCGCCGGCCCGCTGCTTGCCGCTGAACTCGATGCATTGGGCAAGGCGCTTGGCGAGCCGAAGCGCCCGCTGGTCGCCATTGTGGCGGGATCGAAGGTATCGACGAAACTCACTATCCTGAAGTCGCTGGCGGAGAAAGTGGACCAGTTGATCGTGGGCGGCGGGATTGCCAATACATTCATGCTCGCGTCGGGGTTGAAGATCGGCAAGTCGCTGGCGGAGAAGGATCTCATCGATGAAGCCAAGACCATCATCAGCGAAGCGCGGGCGCGTGGGGCGTCGGTGCCCATTCCGAGCGACGTTGTGACTGCGAAGGAATTTGCCGCGACCGCCAAGGCGGAAACGAAAGCCGTGGACCAGGTGCAGGACGACGACCTGATCCTCGATATCGGCCCGGACACCGCGAAGGCGCTTGCTGCGCAGTTGGAAAAGGCGGGCACGATTGTGTGGAACGGGCCGGTTGGCGTGTTCGAATTCGACCAGTTCGGTAACGGCACGAAGACGTTGGCGGACGCGATTGCGAACTCATCGGCGTTTTCGATTGCAGGGGGCGGCGACACGCTCGCGGCCATCCAAAAGTACGGCATCCACGACAAGATCAGCTACATATCGACAGGCGGCGGGGCGTTCCTGGAGTTTTTGGAAGGCAAGACGTTGCCGGCGGTGGAAGTGCTCGAATCGCGGGCCTGAGCCCATGAAACGAGCCACGTCGAAGAGCGATCGTCCTGTATCCATACTTGCCGCCGACATTAAAGAGTGGGCGGCCGAGGTTAAATCCGAGGTGCGTGCCGCGGCTGGTTCCGGTGACGCTGACCTTCATTCGGAGCCTTCCGCCACCGATGCTGTTGCGCAAGTGTCGGCACAGGTTGGGGCTGGCGCGATGGCGGGCGCGAAGTCCAACCCGGCACGCGCCGCGAGCAAGCCCCGGCGTGGCGCGACGGCGTCTACGCGGCGTGGCGCCAGTCTCAAGCAGGAAACGGTGGTCATGATTGGTGGCGCGAGTGCGTCGCTGATTCCGGTCGCCGGACAGATATCGAATAGTCATCACAAAGCGACGCCGGCCCAAGCTGGCGCGCGTTCGCAGGCGGAGACATCTTCATCCCCGTCGGCACACCGTACTCGCAGCGCTGTCCCAGGCGATACCACCCAGACGAGGAGTTCCATGCATCGCGCTACAAAGATTGTCGCCACTATCGGCCCCGCTTCCAGCACCCCTGAGATCCTGCTGCAAATGATGCAGGCGGGTCTCGACGTGGTCCGCTTCAACTTCTCGCACGGCACTGCCGACGACCATCGTCAGCGCGCGCAATACGTTCGCGACGCCGCCAAGCAATGCGGCCGTGAAGTTGCGTTGATGGCCGATCTGCAAGGCCCGAAGATTCGCGTGGGCAAGTTCGAAACCGGCAAGGTCATGTTGATCGCGGGTAATTCGTTCATCCTCGACGCGCGTTGTGAGTTGGGCAATGACGAACGAGTTGGCCTGGATTACCCGGATCTGCCGCGCGACTTGCGCGCGAACGATGTGCTGTTGCTGAACGACGGGTTGATCGTGCTCGATGTTGTCCGCGTGATTGGCGAAGAGATTCATACCACGGTGAAAGTGGGCGGTGAACTTTCGAACAACAAGGGCATTAACCGTCAGGGCGGCGGCCTGACGGCGCCGGCGTTGACCGAGAAGGACATGGAGGACATCAAGACCGCGATGTCGATTGGTGCGGACTTTGTGGCGGTATCGTTTCCGAAGAACGCGACGGACATGGAGATGGCGCGGCAACTGGCGAACATCGCGGGCGCGCCGTATGGCATCAAGCCGAAGATGATTGCGAAGATCGAGCGTGCGGAAGCCATTCCGGCGTTGCAGGGCATTCTTGATGCTTCGGACGGCATCATGGTTGCGCGCGGTGACCTGGCGGTGGAAGTGGGTAATGCGGCGGTGCCGGCGTTGCAAAAACGCATGATCCGCATGGCACGTGAGTCGAACAAGTTCGTGATTACGGCGACCCAGATGATGGAGTCGATGATCCATGCGCCTGTGCCCACACGTGCTGAAGTGTCGGATGTCGCGAATGCGGTGCTGGACGGTACCGATGCGGTGATGTTGTCGGCGGAGACGGCGGCGGGTAAGTATCCGGTGACGACTATCGAGACAATGGCGGCCATTTGCCTGGAGGCTGAGAAGTCTGAGCAGAGCGAGCTTGACAAGGATTTCCTTGATCGCACGTTCACGCGGATTGATCAATCCATTGCGATGGGTGCGTTGTTCACGGCTTACCACTTGGGTGCGAAGGCGATTGTGGCTTTGACCGAGTCGGGGGCGACGGCGTTGTGGATGTCGCGGCATTGGTCGCATGTGCCTATTTTTGCGCTGACGCCGCGGGTGGGGAGTGAGCGGACGATGGCGCTTTATCGGAATGTGACTTCGTTGCACCTGGATACGAATTCGGACCGGGATATCGCGCTTCAGCAGGCGTTGGAAGTGGTGGTATCGAAGGGGTATGCCGCTCGCGGCGATATGGTCGTGTTGACTGTTGGCGAGCCGATGGGGCAGGCCGGCGGGACTAACGCGATGAAGATTGTGCGGGTAGGAGATCCGTTTTAAGTTTTTCGTTCGCACTGTTTGGGTCGTTCGCACCGGTGGACGGGTTTGGGCGGGGTGAGTTTCGGGGGCGGGCGGTCGGTCGGGGGGAGGGCTGAGTTGCCAGGGTCCGGGGTTAGCGGTCGGGGTCAATGCCGGGTTGCTGCTCTCAGCCTTAGTGGTCCGCGTGAGTCGGATGTTTTCTTTATCACTATTAGCC
This window of the Caballeronia sp. SBC1 genome carries:
- a CDS encoding DUF2946 family protein; amino-acid sequence: MDEIVKQALAKWPNVPHCTGWLLLDRRGQWRMRDDATQAARLPGDIIRHDALLGFINRNYAADADGQWFFQNGPQRVYVELGYTPWIVRLSEMDVATDAATDAATDSATAGSLRLTDHAGGRFEPTAVWLDDEGGVLFSDSSDASSEAPRVAALHDHDLDLFSTHADLDDNGGVFHFSAGVDLTLQRIERADVPVKFGFVTSPAAKAAAS
- a CDS encoding YheT family hydrolase, giving the protein MKRDHAHLLPAAPALDTPSTLEQTASVPLDAAREPLEPLTEWLYQAPRWLPTAHAQTIVPALFAQRPAVKYQRERWTTPDGDFIDLDWLAYDADGENKTRDHSNGAITNASHPASCGLLRNGVATSFDEATTLRDGVGLDTTAGGTNPSPGPAAPLFVLFHGLEGSSDSHYARVLMAEAKARGWLGVVPHFRSCGGSMNLLPRFYHLADSAEVDWVLRRLKAQHPGPVIAAGVSLGGNVLLRWLCEQEQDAAAILDAAAAISAPLDVHAGGHAISQGFGMVYTRSFLKTLKHKALAKLDQYPGLFDRDAMLAARTMHAFDNAVTAPLHGFRDTNDYWTRATTRPYLPRIAIPTLLLNARNDPFLPGRVLPSAAEVSAAVTLDQPAHGGHVGFMTGPFPGRIDWLSQRVFGYLQTHVHHVHHVAHQTDSEHG
- a CDS encoding nuclear transport factor 2 family protein — translated: MPRFARLFEAAADTLNAYYQAVAEGNIDSVMALWIDEEFATFICADGSHLSGLDSIRAGLAAQLGNRPVTVEPLDIRVYDSLGTVVYAIAEAHQPAEPGSSPIMVFSTYVMVHERGEWRIAHIHASAMPDEAAGQVAAKMRHGQGPLH
- the waaF gene encoding lipopolysaccharide heptosyltransferase II, which produces MRRALVIAPNWIGDALMAQPLFSLLKKLHPRIVIDAVAPAWVAPVLERMPEIHDVYATDLAHGKLQMLRRWQLASDLRDVGYDAAYVLPNSFKSALIPWMAGINLRVGYTGESRYGLLNVRHANPAKGQRPPMVGQYAALAYAPGAKLPWLQENATVPMPVPRLDTDLNEAARVSARFNLDTRAPLVVFCPGAEYGPAKRWPPEHFAALAQFIAQSFPYARIVALGSPKDSPIAQAIADRAPNVRNLCGQTSLGEACALISRASAVVTNDSGLMHVAAALRRPLVAVFGSTDPRHTPPLSDLAKVQWLHLECSPCFARECPLGHLNCLRELGAEQVFGDLRGMLMMQRH
- a CDS encoding zinc-finger domain-containing protein, translated to MSELKEMPLVQLSAKDVPAFCPNPNMPRWSTHPRVFLDISHGEARCPYCGTRYKLKDGEHIKGH
- a CDS encoding branched-chain amino acid transaminase, with amino-acid sequence MSMADRDGKIWMDGKLIDWRDANIHVLTHTLHYGMGVFEGVRAYKTGNGTSIFRLKDHTKRLLNSAKIFQMEVPFDHATLEAAQLEVVSVNKLESCYIRPIIWVGSEKLGVSAKGNTIHVAIAAWPWGAYLGDDGIAKGIRVKTSSFTRHHVNVAMVRAKASGWYVNSILANQEAITDGYDEALLLDVDGYVSEGSGENFFLVNNGKLYTPDLASCLDGITRDTVITLARDFGIPVIEKRITRDEVYTCDEAFFTGTAAEVTPIRELDNRTIGEGKRGPITEKLQSAFFDIVSGKNEKYADWLAQVK
- a CDS encoding AzlC family ABC transporter permease yields the protein MFDRLSDLNRRAFLDGVKTLSPAVPATFSWGLVTGIAMAKSVLTVPQALGMSLAVYAGSSQLAVLPLFAAKLPLWTILLTAAMVNLRFVIFSAGLAPHFAYLPLRRRLVLGYFNGDIIYLMFQKRNFPTGYQPGKEAFFWGMAATSWSSWQVSSIAGILLASIFPDSWGLELAGTLALIPLIVSAIATRSTLAAVGVASVIALIALDLPYRLSLPLAVAAALLAGTFVDVMAEKLGTGRKTSGAPGRVENTAPRLPDAEPLNPSFDIQPSDLDKSPVSPKGTRSAR
- a CDS encoding AzlD domain-containing protein, producing the protein MSAAQVWLAIAGMGLITGITRALFLMGGERMILPERVQRALRYAPAAALVAVVVPDLLATPTGLSVAFSNHALYASLCGLAWFLWRRGMLGTIVVGMIVFTVLRLFA
- a CDS encoding phosphoglycerate kinase, with amino-acid sequence MTKVLRFTDLIAEGKVSGKRVFIRADLNVPQDDQGNITEDTRVRASVPAIQQALAAGAAVMVTSHLGRPTEGQFKPEDSLAPVAKRLGELLGRDVPLIADWVDGVQVQPGQVVLLENCRCNKGEKKNDDALSQKLAKLCDIYVNDAFGTAHRAEATTHGIAKYAPVACAGPLLAAELDALGKALGEPKRPLVAIVAGSKVSTKLTILKSLAEKVDQLIVGGGIANTFMLASGLKIGKSLAEKDLIDEAKTIISEARARGASVPIPSDVVTAKEFAATAKAETKAVDQVQDDDLILDIGPDTAKALAAQLEKAGTIVWNGPVGVFEFDQFGNGTKTLADAIANSSAFSIAGGGDTLAAIQKYGIHDKISYISTGGGAFLEFLEGKTLPAVEVLESRA
- the pyk gene encoding pyruvate kinase yields the protein MHRATKIVATIGPASSTPEILLQMMQAGLDVVRFNFSHGTADDHRQRAQYVRDAAKQCGREVALMADLQGPKIRVGKFETGKVMLIAGNSFILDARCELGNDERVGLDYPDLPRDLRANDVLLLNDGLIVLDVVRVIGEEIHTTVKVGGELSNNKGINRQGGGLTAPALTEKDMEDIKTAMSIGADFVAVSFPKNATDMEMARQLANIAGAPYGIKPKMIAKIERAEAIPALQGILDASDGIMVARGDLAVEVGNAAVPALQKRMIRMARESNKFVITATQMMESMIHAPVPTRAEVSDVANAVLDGTDAVMLSAETAAGKYPVTTIETMAAICLEAEKSEQSELDKDFLDRTFTRIDQSIAMGALFTAYHLGAKAIVALTESGATALWMSRHWSHVPIFALTPRVGSERTMALYRNVTSLHLDTNSDRDIALQQALEVVVSKGYAARGDMVVLTVGEPMGQAGGTNAMKIVRVGDPF